The following are from one region of the Salvia splendens isolate huo1 chromosome 2, SspV2, whole genome shotgun sequence genome:
- the LOC121768089 gene encoding clathrin light chain 2-like: protein MSSPFTDSIDQFGANSPVSPSFDDGYSFSNFDSTVAESPTPIYVSGGEFIDPTYFSSETNENVPILPPPAEMGLEESYALREWRRQNTIRLEEKEKREKESLSQVIVEADEYKVEFHRKRQITSETNRVANREEEQVLVATLEKFHAEADKDYWKSIAELIPKEVATIERRKRKTKKASVVVVQGPKPGKPTDLSRMRQLLLKLKQNTPPHLNQSPTVPVVTKEPMA, encoded by the exons ATGTCGTCTCCCTTCACCGACTCGATCGATCAATTCGGTGCCAACTCGCCGGTATCCCCCTCCTTTGACGACGGCTACTCCTTTTCCAACTTTGATTCGACCGTTGCCGAGTCCCCCACGCCAATCTACGTCTCCGGCGGAGAATTCATTGATCCGACGTATTTCTCGTCGGAAACCAATGAAAACGTTCCGATTCTTCCGCCACCGGCGGAGATGGGACTCGAGGAGAGTTATGCGCTCCGTGAATGGAGAAG ACAAAACACAATTCGGTtagaggagaaggagaagagagagaaggaaTCGTTGAGCCAGGTCATTGTTGAAGCTGATGAGTACAAGGTTGAATTTCACAGAAAGAGGCAAATTACCTCAGAAACCAACAGAGTGGCCAACCGTGAGGAGGAGCAG GTACTTGTTGCTACGCTGGAGAAATTCCACGCTGAAGCTGACAAGGATTATTGGAAATCTATAGCAGAACTGATACCTAAGGAGGTTGCTACAATAGAGAGGAGGAAAAGAAAGACGAAGAAGGCGTCGGTTGTGGTGGTTCAAGGACCTAAGCCTGGGAAACCCACTGATTTATCCAGAATGCGACAGCTACTACTGAAGCTCAAGCAAAACACCCCTCCCCACCTCAACCAGTCTCCTACTGTGCCTGTCGTCACCAAAGAGCCTATGGCTTAA
- the LOC121789925 gene encoding pleckstrin homology domain-containing protein 1-like, which translates to MLSLWRAAMSASEANGDDYDGVEFWGMAEHAGLLTKQGEYIKTWRRRWFILKQGKLFWFKESNVTRASCPRGIIPLGDRLTALNRQFALELSTRDETMYFIADTDKEEEDWINSIGRSIVQNSRSLTDDEILDYDSRK; encoded by the coding sequence ATGTTGAGCCTGTGGCGAGCGGCGATGAGCGCCAGCGAGGCAAATGGCGACGACTACGACGGCGTCGAGTTTTGGGGCATGGCAGAGCACGCCGGGTTGCTCACGAAGCAGGGTGAATACATCAAAACCTGGCGGCGCCGGTGGTTCATCCTGAAGCAAGGGAAACTGTTCTGGTTCAAGGAATCGAACGTGACACGTGCCTCCTGCCCCCGCGGCATCATCCCCTTGGGTGATCGCCTGACCGCGCTCAATCGCCAATTCGCCTTGGAATTGTCCACTCGGGATGAAACCATGTATTTCATCGCGGATACGgacaaggaggaggaggattgGATCAATTCCATCGGGCGATCCATTGTTCAGAACTCGAGGTCACTTACCGACGACGAGATCCTTGACTATGATAGCCGGAAATAG
- the LOC121789914 gene encoding 3-hydroxybutyryl-CoA dehydrogenase-like — protein sequence MLSRRGLPREDVKMCIGVVGCGQMGSGIAQLAAVNGYEVWLHDADSVALSKARESISSRIENLVLKGYLTKGKGTEAIRNLRCTSNLEDFHSADMVIEAIVESEDVKKKLFVQLDNIVKSSSILASNTSSISITRLASVTSRPSQVIGMHFMNPPPVMKLVEIIRGASTSDDTFNATKSLAERFGKKIVCSQDFSGFIVNRVLMPMINEAFYALYTGVATKEDIDAGMKLGTNHPMGPLELADHIGLDVCLSIMKVLHAGLGDSKYLPCPLLVQYVDAGRLGRKKGVGVYNYSKI from the exons ATGTTGAGCCGACGAGGTCTCCCACGCGAAGATGTTAAAAT GTGTATTGGTGTGGTGGGATGTGGCCAAATGGGTTCGGGAATCGCACAGCTCGCTGCAGTGAATGGCTATGAGGTCTGGCTTCATGATGCTGACTCTGTGGCTCTGTCAAAAGCGCGTGAATCTATCTCATCAAGAATCGAAAACCTAGTCCTCAAAGGCTATCTCACCAAG GGAAAAGGTACTGAAGCGATAAGGAACTTGAGGTGTACATCAAATTTGGAGGATTTTCACTCTGCAGATATGGTAATTGAAGCCATTGTGGAGTCGGAGGATGTGAAAAAGAAGTTGTTTGTTCAATTGGACAACATTGTTAAAAGTTCTTCTATCTTGGCATCAAACACCAGCTCAATCTCGATTACTAGATTAGCTTCTGTGACCAGCCGACCAAGCCAG GTTATAGGTATGCATTTTATGAATCCTCCACCTGTTATGAAGCTAGTTGAGATTATTCGAGGAGCTAGTACATCGGATGATACGTTCAATGCCACAAAATCATTGGCAGAGAG GTTTGGCAAGAAGATTGTTTGTTCCCAGGATTTCTCCGGCTTCATTGTAAACCGGGTTCTGATGCCAATGATAAATGAAGCTTTTTATGCACTGTATACGGGTGTGGCAACGAAGGAGGACATCGATGCAGGAATGAAGCTGGGAACAAACCATCCGATGGGTCCCTTGGAACTCGCTGATCATATTGGACTCGACGTTTGCTTGTCAATAATGAAAGTCCTGCATGCCGGCTTAGGGGATAGTAAGTATCTGCCATGCCCTTTGCTCGTGCAGTACGTTGATGCTGGTCGCCTTGGTAGAAAGAAGGGTGTCGGCGTATACAATTACAGTAAAATCTGA